From a single Bacteroidia bacterium genomic region:
- a CDS encoding DUF6089 family protein gives MRTLRKSLLIAGLIFIVFVNLHAQRRFSIAAGTGTAYYYGDLTDNFTNSFFRPALQISGSAYLLPVFSLRLGVSYGLVGASDAQASSETRRLRNLHFRSPVGEVSLTGVYEFIPDRNFGVSWRNQLHFSPYIFGGIAVFGFDPRAEYEGEWVRLRPLGTEGQYIGDNGKRPYSFAQAAIPFGGGVSLRVSDFIGISLEAGYRITFTDYLDDVSTMYPEPDALIASGGALAAALSNRTGGPLPANSIRGNPGVKDSYVFTTFSVVYYLERNR, from the coding sequence ATGCGTACACTTCGTAAGTCCCTTCTCATTGCTGGTTTAATTTTCATTGTTTTTGTAAATCTTCATGCCCAGCGCAGGTTTAGTATAGCTGCGGGAACCGGCACTGCTTATTACTATGGTGACCTGACGGATAATTTTACCAACAGCTTTTTCCGCCCGGCATTACAGATTTCGGGGAGTGCATATTTATTGCCTGTGTTTAGTCTTCGGCTGGGAGTTTCGTATGGCCTGGTAGGGGCTTCAGACGCACAGGCGAGCAGCGAAACCCGCAGACTTCGCAATTTACATTTTAGAAGTCCGGTAGGAGAAGTGAGTCTGACCGGCGTGTATGAATTTATCCCTGACCGCAATTTTGGTGTTTCCTGGCGCAATCAACTGCATTTCAGCCCATATATTTTTGGAGGAATTGCGGTTTTCGGATTTGACCCCAGGGCCGAATATGAAGGAGAATGGGTCAGGCTCCGTCCATTGGGAACAGAGGGTCAGTATATAGGAGATAATGGCAAACGACCTTATTCCTTTGCACAAGCGGCAATCCCATTTGGCGGGGGAGTCAGTCTGCGGGTGAGTGATTTTATCGGCATCAGCCTGGAGGCTGGCTATCGCATTACCTTTACAGACTATCTCGACGATGTGAGTACGATGTATCCCGAACCTGATGCGTTGATTGCATCTGGCGGGGCACTGGCAGCAGCACTTTCCAACCGCACGGGCGGGCCACTTCCGGCAAATTCGATCAGAGGCAATCCGGGCGTAAAAGACAGCTATGTGTTCACCACCTTTTCAGTCGTATATTATCTTGAACGGAATCGGTAA
- a CDS encoding methyltransferase, producing the protein MERIEINEHMEESQPFRFKKFDIYQDRCAMKVGTDGVLLGAWAETSGKQHVLDIGSGTGLLALMIAQRNPFAIIDALEVDESAFIQSRQNFLRSPWPERISAWHLPVQDFQPPHLFDMIICNPPFYLHSPAMPDSPRKLARLAHTLNPEELLDCSQRLLKDEGLLQLVLPHREGQNFVNIAQKKGWILHRRTLVRTKPQKTISRHLIALTRTAQVSDNNKENELVIQYEGTHTYTEAFRKILQEFYVIFD; encoded by the coding sequence ATGGAAAGAATTGAAATCAACGAACATATGGAAGAATCACAACCTTTCCGTTTCAAAAAATTTGACATATATCAGGATCGCTGTGCCATGAAAGTGGGTACAGATGGGGTATTGCTGGGAGCCTGGGCAGAAACTTCAGGAAAACAGCATGTTTTGGATATTGGTTCAGGGACAGGTTTACTCGCGCTTATGATCGCACAACGAAACCCTTTCGCTATTATTGATGCATTGGAGGTCGATGAATCGGCATTTATTCAGTCTCGCCAAAACTTCCTGCGAAGCCCCTGGCCGGAGCGAATTTCTGCCTGGCACCTGCCTGTACAGGATTTTCAGCCACCGCATTTATTTGATATGATCATCTGCAATCCGCCATTTTATTTACATAGCCCGGCTATGCCTGACTCTCCCCGGAAATTGGCGAGGCTGGCGCATACACTCAATCCTGAAGAGTTACTGGATTGTTCCCAAAGGCTATTGAAGGATGAAGGTTTGCTCCAATTGGTTCTGCCTCACAGGGAGGGACAAAACTTTGTGAATATCGCACAGAAGAAAGGCTGGATTCTACACAGACGTACGCTGGTCAGAACAAAACCGCAGAAAACTATTTCACGTCACCTGATTGCGCTTACCCGGACTGCCCAGGTTTCAGATAACAATAAGGAGAATGAATTGGTTATACAATATGAAGGCACCCATACTTACACGGAAGCTTTTCGAAAAATACTACAGGAGTTTTACGTAATATTTGATTAA
- a CDS encoding HD domain-containing protein, translated as MNKVPTLTLVLDALHFAAGVHQFQRRNGYEPLPYINHLIKVTRIIQSVAEETDDDLLAAAALHDVIEDSEITANDLTQRFGQRVADIVSELTDDMQLPYELRRQKQLNGAAYLSPEAKKIRIADKGANIEDIISFPLDWDTNRKRDYVEWSVKIVDRIRGISPVLEKWFDERVEKARKVLG; from the coding sequence ATGAATAAAGTCCCAACACTTACCCTTGTATTGGACGCATTGCATTTTGCTGCCGGAGTTCATCAGTTTCAAAGAAGAAATGGCTATGAGCCGCTCCCATATATCAACCACCTGATTAAAGTCACCCGTATTATCCAATCAGTCGCGGAGGAGACCGACGATGATCTGCTTGCGGCTGCCGCCCTCCACGATGTCATCGAAGATTCTGAAATAACCGCAAATGACCTAACCCAAAGGTTTGGCCAGAGAGTCGCAGATATCGTCTCCGAACTTACCGACGATATGCAGCTTCCCTACGAATTGCGCAGACAAAAACAGCTAAACGGTGCTGCGTATCTGTCCCCTGAAGCAAAAAAAATACGTATCGCTGACAAAGGCGCAAACATTGAGGACATTATCTCGTTTCCTCTTGATTGGGACACCAATCGCAAACGCGATTATGTCGAATGGTCTGTAAAAATTGTAGATCGGATCAGGGGAATTTCTCCTGTCCTTGAAAAATGGTTTGATGAGCGGGTTGAAAAAGCCCGCAAAGTGTTAGGATAA
- the pyrF gene encoding orotidine-5'-phosphate decarboxylase translates to MKPEKLFDQIQKKRSYLCIGLDTEVKKIPASLQGEKDPVFAFNRMIIEATSEFAVAYKPNIAFYEALGAKGWDSLARTLEVIPKDIFVIADAKRGDIGNTSRLYAQTFFETFAFDAVTVAPYMGLDSVTPFLEFEDKWVFLLALTSNSGAQDFQYHTESGLPLYQKVLSKGTEWEKQYPGHLGFVVGATRAEALERVRQIAPESFLLVPGVGAQGGDLKTVCQHGRTSLGGLLINSSRGIIYAGSGEDFAEKAGAAARELQQEMAAFVEG, encoded by the coding sequence GTGAAGCCGGAAAAACTCTTTGATCAGATTCAAAAAAAACGATCCTATCTTTGTATAGGGCTCGATACGGAGGTAAAAAAAATCCCTGCCTCCCTCCAGGGTGAAAAAGACCCGGTATTTGCCTTTAACCGCATGATCATCGAAGCGACCAGCGAATTTGCGGTTGCCTATAAGCCCAATATTGCATTTTATGAAGCATTGGGCGCAAAAGGCTGGGATAGCCTGGCCCGTACGCTGGAAGTTATTCCCAAAGATATTTTTGTCATCGCCGACGCAAAAAGAGGAGATATCGGAAATACCTCCCGGTTGTATGCCCAGACTTTTTTTGAAACTTTTGCTTTTGACGCAGTAACAGTGGCGCCCTATATGGGCCTCGATTCAGTAACCCCTTTCCTCGAATTTGAGGATAAATGGGTATTTCTGCTTGCCCTGACGTCAAATTCCGGTGCACAGGATTTTCAGTATCACACAGAATCAGGTTTACCCCTTTATCAGAAAGTACTGAGTAAAGGAACCGAATGGGAAAAACAATACCCCGGTCATCTGGGTTTTGTAGTAGGAGCCACACGGGCAGAAGCCCTGGAGCGCGTACGCCAGATTGCACCCGAATCATTTCTGCTTGTACCGGGAGTAGGTGCGCAGGGCGGTGATTTGAAGACTGTCTGCCAGCATGGGCGGACTTCCCTGGGTGGATTGTTGATCAACAGCAGCCGGGGTATTATTTACGCAGGGTCTGGAGAAGATTTTGCAGAAAAAGCAGGCGCCGCAGCCCGCGAGCTGCAACAGGAAATGGCTGCATTTGTAGAAGGGTAA
- a CDS encoding DUF4276 family protein: MKIGIILDGSAETKAMNLILPKIPIKSSIQILPSLYADIQPKASPGQIGKSIESRVNICIKKGASQIIVLIDREDREECPGEWAKTLENNFRKKYSSIPIFVVIKNRKFENWLMAAISAFNDLPKRFELSQSFIRKIEPNKADSITDAEAEIHKVVKGNRVRKSIWGQEIAAKCDPDEMGRNSRSFRRFLRLLQHPDYMTQSKDPVNP, translated from the coding sequence ATGAAAATAGGTATTATTTTAGATGGAAGTGCAGAGACAAAGGCCATGAATTTGATTCTGCCAAAAATTCCAATCAAATCATCGATTCAGATTTTACCGTCATTATATGCTGATATTCAGCCCAAAGCCTCTCCTGGGCAAATTGGTAAATCCATTGAATCACGCGTTAATATCTGCATAAAAAAAGGTGCCAGCCAGATTATTGTACTGATTGATAGAGAGGATAGGGAAGAATGCCCGGGAGAATGGGCGAAAACTCTTGAAAATAATTTCCGAAAAAAATATTCATCAATTCCCATATTTGTAGTAATCAAAAACCGAAAATTTGAAAACTGGTTGATGGCTGCTATCAGTGCATTTAATGATTTGCCTAAAAGGTTTGAACTTTCTCAATCATTTATCCGAAAAATTGAACCTAATAAGGCAGATAGTATAACAGATGCTGAAGCTGAAATACACAAAGTTGTAAAAGGTAATCGAGTGAGAAAAAGTATCTGGGGGCAGGAGATTGCGGCAAAATGTGATCCTGATGAAATGGGTCGCAATTCCAGATCTTTCCGGCGTTTCCTAAGGTTGTTACAACATCCCGATTATATGACTCAAAGTAAAGATCCAGTCAACCCTTGA
- a CDS encoding AAA family ATPase, whose protein sequence is MKLIEISIKNFKSLRDVTFHPRNFSILIGPNGAGKSNFANSLRFLSETYRLGLVDSVKRFGGFENIINRRRETGTPLEFTIKVAFNWGGFASSDELKTESRQVVFSHSFAINSDHKNSGFGVESETLSIKICNSESGQITDKDELVQIFELKRDRDGNIIANGNRQLLFDYREVFPGLRFSLDTSVTNQNLIPKSSLAIHDPLIGNSVLRKIRDSLSYFGIYSFSRLTDLEETLPSLVKNTNPDVWQEILFTMQEICPGLSDIVVKSTEERREILHFLEEGLNEPLIASDMSDGTILALASLCSAGGASSDGWSGLFLLEELENSLHPWALRLVLDRIRHFASKEKTVIITTHSPLLIDRVRPEEVFTISKMKGETRINSLVEIVPDLQDGWESGDFKTSDYLDSGLIPQAVPGITV, encoded by the coding sequence ATGAAGCTCATCGAGATTTCTATTAAGAATTTCAAATCGTTACGAGATGTTACTTTTCATCCTCGCAATTTTTCAATTCTTATAGGACCAAACGGGGCGGGAAAATCAAATTTTGCAAATTCGCTTCGATTTTTGTCAGAGACTTACCGGCTTGGGCTTGTTGATAGCGTAAAACGTTTTGGTGGGTTTGAAAATATAATTAACAGAAGGAGAGAAACGGGTACGCCACTTGAGTTTACTATTAAAGTCGCATTTAACTGGGGAGGTTTTGCATCATCTGATGAATTGAAAACAGAAAGTAGACAAGTTGTTTTCTCTCATTCATTCGCTATTAATTCAGATCACAAGAATTCGGGGTTTGGGGTTGAATCTGAAACTCTTTCAATCAAAATTTGCAACTCAGAATCAGGTCAGATAACAGATAAAGATGAACTGGTACAGATATTTGAATTGAAAAGAGATCGCGACGGAAATATTATCGCCAATGGGAATCGTCAATTGCTTTTTGATTATCGTGAAGTTTTCCCAGGCTTACGTTTTTCACTTGATACAAGTGTAACAAACCAAAACCTTATTCCCAAATCTTCCCTCGCCATTCACGATCCATTGATTGGAAATTCAGTGCTGAGAAAGATTAGAGATTCGTTGTCATACTTTGGTATATACAGTTTTAGCCGGCTGACGGATCTGGAAGAAACGCTTCCGTCTCTCGTAAAAAATACAAACCCTGATGTCTGGCAGGAAATACTTTTTACGATGCAAGAAATTTGCCCGGGATTGAGTGATATAGTCGTTAAATCCACCGAGGAAAGAAGGGAAATTTTGCATTTTCTGGAAGAAGGTTTGAACGAACCATTGATTGCATCCGATATGTCGGATGGAACTATTCTCGCACTTGCCAGCCTTTGTTCAGCTGGAGGGGCTTCATCAGATGGTTGGTCTGGGCTATTTCTACTGGAAGAACTGGAAAACTCATTGCATCCATGGGCATTACGGTTAGTCCTGGATAGAATAAGGCATTTTGCCAGCAAAGAAAAAACAGTTATCATTACGACTCACTCACCTCTTCTTATTGACAGAGTTCGCCCAGAGGAAGTATTTACTATCTCAAAAATGAAAGGGGAAACAAGGATCAATTCCCTCGTGGAAATTGTTCCAGATTTACAAGATGGTTGGGAATCTGGTGATTTTAAAACTTCCGATTATCTTGACTCTGGATTAATTCCTCAGGCCGTTCCGGGAATCACAGTATGA
- a CDS encoding TonB-dependent receptor encodes MRYTFTFLSLLFLLNNLFSQTGTLKGSVTDESTGEPLAGTTVFIIGTYSGTYTDAGGNFELKGIKPGDYSVKFSYVGYAEKIYNGVNIAASGSTTLVVSMNSSITTLGEVEIVGQKTLIDLESGKSSVKIGQEEIAEMSVKNVQEIAALQVGVNLSPDGIQIRGGRIYETEYLVDGINAQDPLAGTGFGVDVGAGAVNNVEVITGGTDAEFGNGSSGVILTRIREGGKRWRATGTYRRDNLGFRVNQGPSWNTDEGELSIGGPIIKDKLSFFTSGSFYMSDDYFRAVATQLHSSLFTNDSLWAPRQDNRWSHTLKLAWTIRPGLKITLTNQHSLNINQSTRSLQIVGNDAVVTPGFQFPFSLNMDNANTYTHSSNLSVVNVRALLTPQWTLDASAGRLFTSLRVDANGLPFRTQTVDQLYDPSSIVTDPVAVFNPEGDVVYVFPGPGLINNGGIATRWHDHYVEEYTLKTKFTFESKDKVHYLSLGQEHKEQQYQWIDVERPWVGAPIKINDTLTTPSTSLGSTSDYWNARPATGGFYVSDEIQYKGIIANIGMRLNYWAPGTFVDDAVENPSAPVLDAIRESYKEQTFGLAGRRWKARLLPRLRVSFPVTENNVLYFNYSHAMRLPHPRFVYAGLDPVFQDRSFLSNLGNPNLNPEVTVSYEVGLKSQLTKDLALTATAFYNDKFDYIVSRRVEVRDQTGRFVEKTFYINQDYARIRGLELGLTRRIGKWLTTSLTGSYQIATGKSNTAAESALQIKAQGFVNTTKEQFLAWDRPFDIKFLAILKPDESVVIGRIPLEGFRLMVTSTYKSGLRYTPNILWRINDDSGRPEYIPVVNQPFAKVGSPWFWTNMKLTRDFHFGKNAYLALNFEVENITNFKSAAIVNGVTGKGYEYGDPLPLSFRDPIYPDPQDRGLPPENPARYLTPRHIWFGAEFGF; translated from the coding sequence ATGCGTTATACTTTTACCTTTCTCTCCCTCTTATTTCTCCTCAACAACCTGTTTTCCCAAACCGGAACGCTGAAAGGTTCGGTTACAGACGAATCGACCGGAGAACCACTCGCAGGAACGACAGTATTTATTATCGGTACCTATTCCGGAACTTATACGGATGCAGGAGGCAATTTTGAATTAAAAGGAATCAAACCCGGTGATTACTCGGTAAAGTTTTCTTATGTGGGGTATGCCGAAAAAATCTATAACGGAGTGAATATCGCCGCTAGCGGGAGTACAACGCTGGTAGTTTCCATGAATTCTTCCATCACAACGCTGGGAGAAGTAGAAATTGTAGGCCAGAAAACGCTGATCGATCTGGAGTCGGGAAAATCCAGTGTAAAAATTGGGCAGGAAGAAATCGCAGAGATGAGTGTGAAAAATGTGCAGGAAATCGCAGCACTTCAGGTAGGGGTAAATCTTTCACCAGACGGAATTCAGATCAGGGGAGGGCGTATCTATGAAACCGAATATCTGGTCGATGGGATTAACGCCCAGGATCCGCTGGCGGGTACGGGTTTTGGGGTAGATGTAGGCGCAGGAGCCGTCAACAACGTCGAAGTTATTACCGGTGGCACAGACGCCGAATTTGGAAATGGCAGTTCGGGCGTTATCCTTACCCGAATCAGAGAAGGAGGCAAACGATGGCGGGCGACAGGTACCTATCGCAGAGATAATCTCGGTTTTCGCGTAAACCAAGGCCCCAGCTGGAATACAGATGAAGGCGAGTTGTCCATAGGAGGACCGATTATTAAAGACAAACTCAGCTTTTTCACCAGCGGAAGTTTTTATATGTCCGACGATTACTTCCGGGCAGTCGCAACCCAACTGCATTCTTCTTTGTTTACCAATGACTCACTGTGGGCACCCCGCCAGGACAATCGCTGGTCGCATACCCTGAAACTCGCATGGACCATTCGTCCCGGACTCAAAATCACCCTTACCAATCAGCATAGCCTGAATATAAACCAAAGCACCCGCTCTCTTCAGATTGTCGGAAATGATGCGGTGGTTACACCCGGTTTTCAGTTCCCATTTAGTCTCAATATGGATAATGCGAACACCTATACCCACAGTTCCAATCTGTCGGTTGTCAATGTTCGCGCACTTCTTACCCCACAATGGACGCTCGATGCTTCAGCCGGAAGACTGTTTACCAGCCTGAGAGTAGATGCCAATGGCCTGCCTTTCCGTACCCAAACCGTAGATCAACTATATGATCCCTCCTCCATTGTTACAGATCCGGTGGCAGTATTTAACCCGGAAGGAGATGTCGTGTATGTATTCCCTGGTCCGGGCCTTATCAACAATGGCGGTATTGCAACCCGTTGGCATGATCACTATGTAGAGGAATATACACTTAAGACCAAATTCACCTTTGAATCAAAAGATAAAGTCCATTACCTCAGTCTGGGGCAAGAGCATAAAGAACAGCAGTACCAGTGGATTGATGTTGAAAGACCCTGGGTAGGCGCACCTATCAAAATCAATGATACACTGACAACCCCTTCAACGAGTCTGGGCAGTACGAGCGACTACTGGAATGCCCGCCCGGCTACAGGAGGTTTTTATGTTTCCGACGAAATCCAGTACAAAGGGATTATCGCGAATATCGGCATGCGCCTCAATTATTGGGCACCCGGTACATTTGTGGATGACGCTGTCGAAAATCCTTCTGCACCCGTATTGGACGCGATCAGGGAGTCGTATAAGGAACAAACTTTCGGACTGGCCGGAAGGAGATGGAAGGCAAGGTTGCTGCCCCGTCTCCGGGTATCTTTTCCAGTAACGGAAAATAATGTGCTGTACTTCAACTACAGCCATGCTATGCGATTGCCTCACCCACGATTTGTCTATGCCGGTCTCGATCCTGTGTTTCAGGATCGCTCCTTCCTTTCCAATCTTGGCAACCCCAACTTAAATCCGGAGGTAACGGTTTCTTATGAAGTCGGGCTGAAATCACAGCTTACCAAAGACCTCGCCCTCACGGCGACGGCATTTTATAATGACAAATTTGACTATATCGTAAGTCGCAGAGTGGAAGTTCGGGACCAGACCGGCCGGTTTGTAGAAAAAACCTTTTATATCAACCAGGACTACGCCCGAATCCGAGGGCTGGAGCTTGGCCTTACCCGGCGTATTGGCAAATGGCTGACCACCAGCCTTACAGGCTCATATCAGATTGCCACAGGGAAGTCCAACACCGCCGCAGAATCTGCCCTTCAGATCAAAGCCCAGGGATTTGTAAATACGACGAAAGAGCAATTTCTCGCATGGGACAGGCCGTTTGACATAAAGTTTCTGGCGATTCTGAAACCCGATGAATCCGTTGTTATCGGTCGTATACCCCTTGAGGGATTCCGGCTGATGGTTACCTCAACTTATAAATCGGGATTGCGATACACCCCCAATATCCTGTGGCGTATCAATGATGATTCCGGAAGACCGGAGTATATTCCTGTGGTAAACCAGCCATTTGCGAAGGTAGGCAGTCCGTGGTTTTGGACCAATATGAAGTTAACACGAGATTTCCACTTTGGTAAAAATGCATATCTCGCGCTCAATTTTGAAGTAGAGAATATCACCAATTTCAAATCAGCGGCAATTGTCAATGGGGTAACCGGTAAAGGATACGAGTATGGCGATCCGCTTCCGCTTAGTTTTCGGGATCCGATATATCCCGATCCGCAGGATCGCGGTCTTCCGCCGGAGAATCCGGCGAGGTATCTCACCCCGAGACATATCTGGTTTGGCGCAGAATTTGGGTTTTGA
- a CDS encoding bifunctional 4-hydroxy-2-oxoglutarate aldolase/2-dehydro-3-deoxy-phosphogluconate aldolase, giving the protein MKHSDVFLSSKTPVIIGILRGFESEAIENIATCYSRAGFSFLEITLNSPGALETIAGLGKTSGLTIGAGTVCNTDDLEQALAAGAQFIVSPVLDEAVISECVNLGVPVFPGAFTPTEIYRAWALGATMVKVFPAGVLGPGYIKEVLAPLQQIALLPTGGINLTNMEAFIRAGARGFGMGSHLFPKNLIEAKNWDALYEYMLVFKENGYALSSKSID; this is encoded by the coding sequence ATGAAACACAGCGACGTTTTTCTTTCTTCAAAAACACCTGTAATCATTGGTATACTCAGGGGGTTTGAATCTGAAGCAATTGAAAATATTGCTACCTGTTACTCCCGTGCAGGTTTCTCCTTTCTGGAGATTACCCTCAATAGTCCGGGTGCGCTGGAAACGATTGCTGGTCTGGGAAAAACATCGGGGCTGACCATTGGTGCAGGTACGGTATGCAATACTGATGATCTGGAGCAGGCGCTGGCTGCCGGGGCACAATTTATCGTAAGCCCTGTACTCGATGAAGCCGTAATCAGCGAATGCGTAAATCTGGGGGTACCTGTATTTCCCGGCGCTTTTACCCCTACCGAAATTTACCGGGCATGGGCACTCGGTGCGACAATGGTGAAAGTATTTCCGGCAGGCGTGCTGGGGCCGGGATATATCAAAGAAGTGCTTGCACCGCTACAGCAGATTGCACTTCTGCCTACTGGGGGAATTAATCTCACCAATATGGAAGCGTTTATCCGTGCAGGCGCCCGTGGGTTTGGTATGGGCAGTCATTTATTTCCCAAAAACCTGATTGAAGCAAAAAACTGGGATGCCCTATACGAATATATGTTAGTTTTTAAAGAAAATGGATATGCACTTTCCTCCAAAAGCATCGACTAG
- a CDS encoding Hsp20/alpha crystallin family protein produces MSVVRFHHRPVVRFGNFFDDFITRDMARFAAANQFASVPKVNVIEQKENFTIELAAPGLKREDFHLNVHENTLKISAAAETEQTDNTGNYTQREFNYAKFERSFTLPKTIDQDNITARYSEGILSINLPKLPEAIRRPSREIEISQA; encoded by the coding sequence ATGTCAGTAGTTAGATTTCACCACCGTCCCGTTGTTAGGTTTGGCAACTTTTTCGATGACTTTATCACCCGCGATATGGCTCGGTTTGCTGCTGCAAATCAGTTTGCCTCTGTACCAAAGGTGAATGTGATCGAACAAAAAGAAAACTTCACGATTGAACTGGCTGCACCCGGATTGAAGCGTGAGGATTTTCACTTGAATGTACATGAAAATACGCTCAAAATCAGTGCAGCCGCAGAAACTGAGCAAACGGACAATACCGGCAATTACACCCAAAGGGAGTTTAATTACGCAAAATTTGAGCGTTCGTTTACCCTTCCCAAAACTATAGATCAGGACAATATCACTGCCCGTTATTCTGAAGGGATCCTGAGCATCAACCTGCCGAAACTTCCGGAAGCAATACGTCGGCCCAGTCGGGAAATAGAGATTTCTCAGGCGTAG
- a CDS encoding PAS domain-containing sensor histidine kinase, with protein sequence MLNHQESYITFESEAGFRTLFEYATVGIIVVDHKGRIVIVNPYTENLFGYKNTELAGNSIEILIPHAVRNQHFSHREKYLHTPRNRQMGSGLDLHALKKDGSVMPVEISLSHYQSAGQTFVVAFINDITERKKAREMDKKYAAELEDEVKTRTADLVDSLEREKHLNEMKSRFVSLASHEFRTPLSTILTSISLADKYADAGEIEKHKKHVERIKSSVHMLTHILNDFLSLERLNQGKVSSTPETFFVDHFLKETMEEIEVLLKPGQKLEVTAPAHTEVLLNKKLLKNIIINLTSNAVKYTPEGKNISVHCSLNENLVCWKIEDEGIGIPECDHERLFSMFFRAGNVGSIKGTGLGLNIVKKYVDLMQGEITFTSEEGKGTRFIVTLPQIQGLPESPEEEELI encoded by the coding sequence ATGCTTAATCACCAGGAGTCATACATCACATTTGAGAGCGAAGCGGGTTTTCGTACGTTATTTGAGTACGCTACCGTTGGGATTATCGTTGTTGACCATAAGGGTCGAATTGTCATTGTCAACCCATATACAGAAAACCTTTTTGGTTATAAAAATACCGAGTTGGCGGGCAATTCCATCGAGATCCTAATCCCGCACGCCGTTCGGAATCAGCACTTCTCTCATCGGGAAAAGTACCTTCATACTCCCCGCAACCGCCAGATGGGTTCCGGCCTGGATCTGCATGCGCTGAAGAAAGATGGATCAGTCATGCCAGTTGAAATCAGTCTGAGCCATTATCAATCAGCGGGGCAGACCTTTGTTGTCGCTTTTATCAATGACATTACAGAGCGCAAAAAAGCGCGGGAAATGGACAAAAAATATGCGGCAGAACTGGAAGATGAAGTAAAAACCAGAACCGCCGATCTTGTAGACTCCCTTGAGCGGGAAAAGCACCTCAATGAAATGAAGTCCCGGTTTGTTTCTCTGGCTTCCCATGAGTTCAGAACGCCCTTAAGTACGATCCTGACTTCCATTTCACTGGCCGATAAATATGCAGATGCAGGAGAAATAGAAAAACATAAAAAGCATGTGGAAAGAATCAAGTCTTCTGTTCACATGCTGACTCATATTCTCAACGATTTTCTCTCTCTTGAACGGCTCAACCAGGGGAAAGTATCTTCTACACCTGAAACTTTCTTTGTTGACCACTTCCTGAAAGAAACTATGGAGGAAATAGAAGTATTGCTAAAGCCAGGCCAAAAACTGGAGGTAACCGCCCCCGCACATACAGAAGTACTTTTAAATAAAAAACTGCTAAAAAACATTATTATCAACCTCACCTCCAATGCGGTAAAATATACGCCTGAGGGGAAAAATATCTCTGTACACTGTAGTCTGAATGAAAACCTCGTTTGCTGGAAAATCGAAGACGAAGGGATCGGAATTCCTGAGTGCGATCACGAAAGACTATTCAGCATGTTTTTCCGGGCAGGAAATGTAGGGTCGATTAAAGGCACTGGTCTCGGGCTCAACATTGTCAAAAAATATGTAGATCTGATGCAGGGAGAAATCACATTTACCAGTGAGGAAGGCAAAGGTACCCGATTTATCGTTACCCTCCCCCAAATACAAGGCCTTCCGGAATCCCCTGAAGAAGAAGAATTGATTTAA